Within the Desulforegulaceae bacterium genome, the region TATCCCATTGAAGTTCCTGCTGATTATAAGGATGATGTTTATCTTTGGCAAGGGATGTCTGCCTGGGGTTTTGGTATATGGAAAGAGAAATGGGAAGAATTAGAATCAAATGATGAGATTGTACTGTCAAACATAAAAAAATTCTTAAAATCTTATCGAAAGATATTGAACTATAATAGAGTTGCTAACCACTATGTTCGTAGTTTATTGTGGATGCTTCGGTTACAAAAGGTTCATGGTGATGGTCATATGTGTTTTCACCAATTTACGAATAATATGTATTCAATATTTCCAACTATTAGTCGAGTGAGAAACTTGGGTCATGATGGAAGCGGGCTGCATTGCAATGAAAAAAAGAAAGATCTTTTTAGTGATCAGCCAATTTATGACAAAAAAGATAACATTTACAATTTACCAATAAGTATAAAGCCAAATGATACTATGAACAAAATATTATATAAACATTTCAAGAAAAGCTTGATTTCGCAATTTGTGATATTGGTTTTAATCGTTTTTACATTTTTAAAATTAAAAGAATAAATTTTTTGTTAATTATTTCTAAAGTTTTTAATAGTCCTTTTGTTCGTAATGTTGCTATTGCAGCATCTGGTACGGCAGGAGCACAGGCTGTTCTTATAGCTTTCTCTCCCTTTGTTACAAGAATATATGGGCCTGAACCCTTGGGCTTGTTAGGCGTTTTCATCGCTTTTGCTGGATTGCTCACCCCTATTGCAACCTTGGCATACTCTTCTGCTATTGTGCTGCCACCTTCCCAAGAAAATGCCAACCACTTGGTATGGATTTCAATTTATATTTGTATTGTAACAACGGTAACTGTCGGTATCCTTTTATTGCTTGGTGGCAAACAATTACTTGCATTAACTAATTCTGAGGCCATATCTTCTTTCATGCTGTTTATCCCTTTAAGAATGTTTTTTTCAGGGTGCTATTTAACCACAGAACAATGGCTTATTCGTAATAATCTTTTCCGTATAATCGCAACCTTTGCAATTATAAATGCGATAATTATAAGTTTAGTGAAGGTGGGAACAGGACTTTTTATACCACAGGCGTCAACACTAATCTTTATATCTACTTTAGGCTTAGGGTTACATGCTGGGATGCTTTATTATGGGTCAACTAAAGCCAGGTGTTCTTTCAATGCACCAAAAATCAATGATTTTATGGGTTTGTTTGACAATGCAAAACGCTATAGTGATTTTCCCTTCTATCGGATGCCGCAATTATTAATTAGAACTGCCTCTGAAAGTCTTCCAGTTATACTTGTGGCCTCTTTTTTCGGACCGCTGTCTGCCGGC harbors:
- a CDS encoding oligosaccharide flippase family protein, which codes for MLIISKVFNSPFVRNVAIAASGTAGAQAVLIAFSPFVTRIYGPEPLGLLGVFIAFAGLLTPIATLAYSSAIVLPPSQENANHLVWISIYICIVTTVTVGILLLLGGKQLLALTNSEAISSFMLFIPLRMFFSGCYLTTEQWLIRNNLFRIIATFAIINAIIISLVKVGTGLFIPQASTLIFISTLGLGLHAGMLYYGSTKARCSFNAPKINDFMGLFDNAKRYSDFPFYRMPQLLIRTASESLPVILVASFFGPLSAGYYALSRKVLGIPSTLIGNSIGDVFYPKITKAAQQGQNIYGLVMKATILMGCLGLIPYGLLILFGPMAFEFVFGTGWQDAGEYARWLSVWLFFFLLSVPCARVLPVIQGLKFHLFFSCVSIIVQLSSLIIGFFLYKDDIIAIALFSASGAVMYFLFVLLVLMKCKNFNLVRNTA